The genomic interval CACTGGAGGAGCCGCCCGGACACGTGAAGTTCATCTTCGCGACGACCGAGGCCCACAAGCTCCCGGACACCATCCTCTCGCGCTGCCAGCGACACAACTTCCGCCGCATCTCCGCGGCGCGGATGCTTCAGCGCCTCCAGGAGATCTGCAAGGCGGAGGGCGCGGGCATCTCGGACCGCTCGCTCTCGCTCGTCGTTCGCCAGTCCGAAGGCGGCATGCGCGACGCGCTCAGCCTGCTGGACCAGGTGCTCGCCTCGTGTGGCGCCAACCCGACGGACGAAGACGTCGCCGAGGCCCTGGGCGCCATCGACCGCACGATGGTGCAGGACTTCGCCGAGGCCCTGGTCCACAAGGACGCCAAGCGCATCCTGGGACGCGTGGAGGAGGTCTTCAACCGCGGCCTGGACCTGAAGCGGCTCGCGGAGGAGTTGGCGATGCAGCTGCGCCACCTCTTCGTCACGAAGACCTTGGGCGAAGCGCCCGCGGAGCTGGCCGAGTCCGAGCAGAAGGCGCTGGTGGCGCTCGCGAAGGAAGCGGAGAGCGCGCAGCTCACGCGGCTCTTCGATGTCGTGCACGACTGCGTGTGGGACGTGTCTCGCGCCGCGCAGCCTCGGCTCGCGCTGGAGATGGCGCTGTTGAAGGCCATCCAGTTGTCGCCCGGTGGCTCCATCCCGGAGCTGCTGGCGCGGGTGGACCGGCTCT from Myxococcus stipitatus carries:
- the dnaX gene encoding DNA polymerase III subunit gamma/tau, producing MSYLVLARKWRPQKFDDMTGQEHVVRTIANAIKMDRVAHAYLFCGPRGVGKTTAARLLAKALNCEKGPTATPCGECRACTEIAAGTSVDVAEIDGASNNGVENVREIRENAKYLPQRDRHKIYIIDEVHMLSGAAFNALLKTLEEPPGHVKFIFATTEAHKLPDTILSRCQRHNFRRISAARMLQRLQEICKAEGAGISDRSLSLVVRQSEGGMRDALSLLDQVLASCGANPTDEDVAEALGAIDRTMVQDFAEALVHKDAKRILGRVEEVFNRGLDLKRLAEELAMQLRHLFVTKTLGEAPAELAESEQKALVALAKEAESAQLTRLFDVVHDCVWDVSRAAQPRLALEMALLKAIQLSPGGSIPELLARVDRLSAGLPQGEGSTKAQAGAPGGRSTSSNFRA